One genomic segment of Chitinivibrio alkaliphilus ACht1 includes these proteins:
- the fmt gene encoding methionyl-tRNA formyltransferase → MKFLFFGTADFGIPALESLLEAGHSPMAVVTNPPRPAGRGRKLRESPVATHCRQNHPNLVVETPNDLRDPSCIERIQRYGADVFVVVAFSLLPEEIFSIPPKGTFNIHGSLLPAYRGPAPIHRAIAAGETETGVTVFRIDHGVDTGAILLQRTEPIFPDDTTPTLYHRLSLLGGEAIVDAFGLLENNEDTYVAQDERRASRAPLLRKSEERIDWSEDARVIERKIRAFIPFPGSATLYNGQKLTLTRAQVEPGIDGAPGEVVRRTKKELIVACGVDGLKIERLKPQGRKEMPIDAYLNGSSLKEGCMLDEAEK, encoded by the coding sequence ATGAAATTTCTGTTTTTCGGGACTGCTGATTTTGGTATACCTGCCTTGGAATCACTGCTAGAGGCAGGGCATAGCCCCATGGCGGTGGTGACAAATCCACCGAGACCAGCCGGAAGAGGGAGGAAATTGCGGGAGAGTCCAGTGGCAACCCACTGTCGACAAAATCATCCGAACCTTGTTGTAGAGACCCCAAACGATCTGCGGGATCCCTCCTGTATCGAACGGATACAGCGCTATGGCGCCGACGTTTTTGTTGTGGTCGCTTTTTCTCTTTTGCCTGAGGAGATCTTTTCTATTCCGCCGAAGGGAACATTTAATATCCATGGTTCACTACTTCCGGCATATCGTGGGCCGGCCCCCATTCATCGGGCGATTGCCGCAGGAGAGACGGAAACTGGGGTTACGGTGTTCCGTATCGACCATGGGGTAGATACGGGGGCGATCCTTCTGCAACGCACAGAACCAATTTTTCCCGATGATACTACTCCAACCCTCTATCACCGCTTAAGCCTCCTGGGGGGGGAAGCCATTGTGGATGCCTTTGGCCTTTTGGAAAATAATGAGGATACCTACGTAGCCCAAGATGAACGAAGGGCGAGTCGTGCTCCTTTGCTCCGAAAATCAGAGGAGCGAATTGACTGGAGCGAGGATGCCCGTGTAATTGAGCGAAAAATACGAGCATTCATCCCCTTTCCGGGAAGTGCAACGCTGTATAATGGACAAAAGCTTACGCTCACTCGCGCACAGGTTGAACCGGGTATAGACGGAGCTCCCGGTGAGGTTGTGCGCCGTACTAAAAAAGAACTTATTGTTGCGTGTGGTGTAGATGGACTCAAGATAGAACGACTCAAACCTCAAGGGCGAAAAGAGATGCCCATAGATGCCTACTTAAATGGCAGTTCACTCAAGGAAGGATGTATGTTAGATGAAGCAGAGAAGTAA
- a CDS encoding trimeric intracellular cation channel family protein, translating to MEWEILHLLDIFGTAVFAISGVMVAGRHRMDLFGGLVLSFVTALGGGTLRDLLLDETTVFWIEQELYLMVVLVTSIATFYLLRGVSIPRKLFLVFDALGLSVFSVLGAMKGYAVTGSISISLLMGVMTGVAGGMMRDILADDMPLILRREIYATASFFGAAVYIALHIAGILPLPALLLSSIVVLTIRLMAIQRNLSLPVLFLKNSDQG from the coding sequence ATGGAATGGGAAATACTGCATCTGCTTGATATCTTCGGAACGGCGGTCTTTGCCATAAGTGGAGTAATGGTTGCTGGACGACATCGTATGGATCTTTTCGGAGGGCTTGTTTTGAGTTTTGTTACCGCCCTTGGCGGCGGGACCTTACGAGATCTTCTGCTTGATGAAACCACTGTTTTTTGGATAGAACAAGAGCTTTATCTCATGGTGGTTCTTGTAACATCCATTGCAACATTCTATCTGCTTCGTGGAGTATCTATTCCTCGGAAACTTTTTCTTGTCTTTGACGCCCTTGGTCTTTCGGTTTTCTCTGTTCTTGGGGCCATGAAAGGCTATGCTGTTACTGGATCAATTTCTATTTCTCTTCTCATGGGAGTTATGACCGGAGTTGCCGGGGGAATGATGCGTGATATTCTTGCTGATGATATGCCCCTCATCCTCCGGCGAGAAATTTATGCAACAGCATCATTTTTTGGAGCGGCTGTGTACATAGCCCTTCACATTGCCGGGATACTACCCCTTCCTGCTCTACTGCTTTCCTCTATAGTGGTGTTGACAATTCGTCTCATGGCAATACAACGAAATCTCTCCTTGCCGGTTCTCTTTCTCAAAAACAGTGACCAAGGTTGA